In the genome of Candidatus Ornithobacterium hominis, the window CTTTGTAATGATGATAAAGTTGCTGTACCGATGGCATTTCTGCACGACACGGCGGGCACCAACTCGCCCAGTAATTGAGAAATATCACTTCCCCGTAGGCATCAGCTAAATTTGTGTGATTCCCAGCTAAATCAGTCAAAACTAAGTTTAAATCTTCTTTTGTCAATCGTATTTTTTCAGATTTTGTTCCACAACTGAAAAATAATAGCAACAAACTAAACAGAAATACTTTTCTCACCTCAACATCAATTCAATTAATTCATTTTCAATAGATTTACCTTTATCTTGATTGTACTTTTTTTGAATCTGAATTAGAAAATCACTTTTTGAAATCTCATCATTTTTATAAGCTTTCAGTATTTCATCAGCCCAAGCTGGCCGTGGCCCCCAGTGGAATTTTTCTTCGCCACTTTCATCTATTCCTATTACTATCGGGATCGATTGATTCCCGTTGGTCAAATATTCTTGCATCAAATCTGTGTTTTCATCTCTCAGCACGATTCTCGCTTCTATGAAATCACTTTGAGCGCAAATTCCTTCTATTATCGGCAAAATCTGTGCAGCATCTCCGCACCAACCTTCTGTAATTACAACTAAATAAATTAAATTTTTTAAGCCTTTAATTTTTTCAAGATTTTCTTCAGAAACTTCAAATTTCTTTTGCAAACGCTCTATTCTAGTTTTGTTTAGCTCATAATAAGGGTAAGTAGCTTCCTCTTTGTTTCCATTGGCAATCACCTCATCTATATGCTGATAATATTGCTGAAAACTCATTCCTTTATTGATATACTTTTTTAAATTCATTTGTTTTTAATTTTTACAATTGTTTAATAAGAAAAGCGAAAGAACCATCTGCACTAGAAAGTTCTCTTCATTAAATTTTGATATTTTGGGTTTAGCATAACTAAAAATAACTGCGGGTAAAAATAAGTATTTTTTTAGACATAAGTACTTAAAAACCAATTTTGCAAAGTTATTCGTTACATTCTTTATGCAAAACCTGAATTTGATTATTTTTTTTAAAGAAAAAAAACCTTGAAATCTAAACCCCTTAGCTTTTTTATAACAATTGAACTTAGGTAAAAAAAACAGGCGTGGTTTTATATAAAACCACGCCTGTTTTCTCTTTATACGCTACTTTTTAATTATCATCCTTAATACAACGCACGCTACGCCTGGTAGCTTGGTTGTAGCCGTTGTATACAGAGTGTTTATCACTACTGCTGAAGGAGAAGATATTAACGACGTAGTAATCGCCTTTGTCGTTAACAGAGCTAGTCCAGTAGGCCCCGACAGAACCCTTGTCGTCGTGCAGTGAACCATATATAAAGTATTGGTAGCCAGCAGCTGCAAGGTTTGGCAACTCATCCTGTGTCATTATTTTATTAACATCTTTTGAAACAAAGAGAAATTCTAACCACTCCTCCCAAGTCGGAACATGGTAACCAGACGGGCAAGGGTTATTAACTCCTCCTGCTTGCCACAACCTTAATTCTGAACCTGATGCATTTTTAGCATTCTCTACCCAGTTACTGTCTCCAATAATAAACTTCCCTGCTGAACTGTCTGCGTTTGTCCAACTTTTGGCTTTTTGTGTGGTAGTTGGTGAATCCTTAAACTCATGCCCATCACTCGCTCTCTGCCATTGGTATAATGAACCGTAAAGATTTTCGTCCTTGTGGATAGTTGCGCCTGTTTTTTTAACGGTAGGGTCAAAATGAGGACTATTTATGTTGGCGTATTCTGCACCAAGGTTGAGGTTGAGCCATGTTCTATTGTAGCCGTCTACGCTTACAGGTGTAGCACAATACACAAAAT includes:
- a CDS encoding FISUMP domain-containing protein, whose product is MKKLLLSFVVLPAVLATAQVGINTDTPEATLDIRAKEDQKGDLRIEGVEEEKSTQWLLVWNEEDQKVKRTSLTDLKWDIIVDKGKINYIRGKQATKADKIINKIKQCAPENIVFDKLFGISGKHDFVYCATPVSVDGYNRTWLNLNLGAEYANINSPHFDPTVKKTGATIHKDENLYGSLYQWQRASDGHEFKDSPTTTQKAKSWTNADSSAGKFIIGDSNWVENAKNASGSELRLWQAGGVNNPCPSGYHVPTWEEWLEFLFVSKDVNKIMTQDELPNLAAAGYQYFIYGSLHDDKGSVGAYWTSSVNDKGDYYVVNIFSFSSSDKHSVYNGYNQATRRSVRCIKDDN
- a CDS encoding thioredoxin family protein, producing the protein MNLKKYINKGMSFQQYYQHIDEVIANGNKEEATYPYYELNKTRIERLQKKFEVSEENLEKIKGLKNLIYLVVITEGWCGDAAQILPIIEGICAQSDFIEARIVLRDENTDLMQEYLTNGNQSIPIVIGIDESGEEKFHWGPRPAWADEILKAYKNDEISKSDFLIQIQKKYNQDKGKSIENELIELMLR